Proteins encoded by one window of Anaerosalibacter sp. Marseille-P3206:
- a CDS encoding arginine repressor, translated as MKKYTRQRKILEIIENYDVETQEELAEFLKKAGIDITQATISRDIKELRLVKVLSKNGRYKYAVVEDNLEGTTDRLITIFRNSVVSYDIAGHIVVIKTIPGAAQVCASAIDSLKLEGIVGTLAGDDTIFIAASDVESIELIIKTFQSILN; from the coding sequence ATGAAGAAATATACCAGGCAGAGAAAAATTTTAGAAATAATAGAAAACTATGATGTTGAAACTCAAGAGGAATTGGCAGAGTTCCTAAAAAAAGCAGGTATAGACATTACTCAAGCAACCATATCAAGGGATATTAAAGAATTGAGACTCGTCAAGGTACTATCTAAAAATGGAAGGTATAAATATGCAGTAGTAGAAGATAATTTAGAAGGAACAACTGATAGATTAATAACTATATTTAGAAACTCAGTGGTTAGTTATGATATTGCTGGCCATATTGTAGTTATAAAAACAATACCTGGAGCTGCACAAGTGTGTGCTTCAGCCATAGATTCTTTAAAATTAGAGGGAATAGTTGGAACTTTAGCAGGAGATGATACTATTTTTATTGCTGCTAGTGATGTAGAGAGTATTGAACTTATAATAAAGACTTTTCAAAGTATACTCAATTAA
- a CDS encoding TlyA family RNA methyltransferase, which translates to MRKERVDILLADKKLVESREKGKRLIMAGIVYVDGKRVDKPGEKVDINSVISIKGNPIPYVSRGGLKLEKAIDFFDLNLKNKVCIDIGASTGGFTDCMLQNGAKRVYAIDVGYGQIDWKIRQDERVILKERTNIRYVTKNDLGELANFISIDVSFISLKLVLPVAKELLDKNGEIVALIKPQFEAGREKVGKKGIVRDKSVHEEVLLDMYNFCSSIGLFVDKITYSPIKGGTGNIEYLFYIRKGMEKEENTMQKVISEIVIESHNDL; encoded by the coding sequence ATGAGGAAAGAGAGAGTAGATATTTTACTTGCAGATAAAAAATTGGTTGAATCAAGAGAAAAAGGAAAAAGACTTATAATGGCAGGAATAGTATATGTTGATGGTAAGAGAGTAGATAAACCTGGAGAGAAAGTGGATATTAATAGTGTAATTAGTATAAAAGGAAATCCAATTCCCTATGTAAGTCGTGGAGGTTTAAAACTAGAAAAGGCTATAGATTTTTTTGATTTAAATTTAAAAAACAAAGTTTGTATTGACATTGGAGCTTCAACTGGTGGATTTACTGATTGTATGCTACAAAATGGAGCAAAAAGAGTATATGCTATTGATGTAGGTTATGGCCAAATAGATTGGAAAATAAGGCAGGATGAGCGAGTTATATTAAAGGAAAGAACTAATATTAGATATGTAACGAAAAATGATCTTGGGGAGTTAGCTAACTTTATTTCTATAGATGTATCTTTTATTTCCCTTAAACTTGTTTTGCCAGTAGCTAAAGAACTATTAGATAAAAATGGTGAAATAGTCGCATTGATTAAGCCACAATTTGAAGCTGGAAGAGAAAAAGTAGGTAAGAAAGGAATAGTTAGAGACAAGTCTGTTCATGAAGAAGTTCTTTTAGATATGTATAATTTTTGTTCTAGCATTGGATTGTTTGTAGATAAAATAACCTATTCTCCTATTAAAGGAGGAACAGGAAATATTGAATATTTATTTTATATTAGAAAAGGAATGGAAAAAGAAGAAAATACAATGCAAAAAGTAATAAGTGAAATAGTAATAGAATCTCATAACGACTTATAA
- a CDS encoding polyprenyl synthetase family protein: MNIKSEIDMLKELIDKQLENLFLDKTVYTETINEAMRYSLLAGGKRIRPILLLKSNELIGGKLEEAMPFASAMEMIHTYSLVHDDLPAMDDDDFRRGKPTNHKVFGDAIAILAGDGLINCSYELMNNYILKEFDKGVNVSKYLRAFKEIVTSAGIEGMIGGQVVDILSDNMGINIETLKYMYKYKTAALIKASVVAGGIIGGGNEEQIKSLREYGEAVGLAFQIRDDILDIDKDKQNNKTTFLSFYSKKEAEEELKRLGNIAINSLDTFNNRDTEFLEEFVYFLMFRNK, encoded by the coding sequence ATGAATATAAAATCTGAAATAGATATGTTAAAAGAATTGATAGATAAACAATTGGAAAATTTGTTTTTAGATAAAACTGTTTATACTGAAACTATTAATGAAGCTATGAGATATAGTCTATTGGCAGGTGGAAAACGAATTAGACCTATTTTACTCCTAAAAAGTAATGAATTAATAGGAGGAAAGCTTGAGGAAGCTATGCCTTTTGCATCGGCTATGGAGATGATTCATACTTATTCTCTTGTACATGATGATTTACCTGCAATGGACGATGATGATTTTAGAAGAGGTAAACCAACAAACCATAAGGTTTTTGGAGACGCTATTGCTATATTAGCAGGAGATGGACTTATAAACTGTTCTTATGAATTAATGAATAATTATATCCTAAAAGAGTTTGATAAAGGTGTAAATGTTAGCAAGTATTTAAGAGCTTTTAAAGAAATAGTTACTAGTGCAGGAATAGAAGGAATGATAGGTGGTCAAGTTGTTGATATATTATCAGATAATATGGGTATAAATATTGAAACATTAAAATACATGTATAAATATAAAACTGCTGCACTGATCAAAGCTTCTGTAGTGGCTGGAGGAATTATTGGTGGGGGAAATGAAGAACAAATAAAAAGTCTAAGGGAGTATGGAGAAGCAGTTGGATTGGCTTTTCAAATAAGAGATGATATATTAGATATTGACAAAGATAAACAAAACAATAAAACTACATTTTTATCTTTTTATTCAAAAAAAGAAGCTGAGGAAGAATTAAAAAGATTGGGGAATATTGCTATAAATTCTCTAGATACTTTCAATAATAGAGATACAGAATTCCTTGAAGAATTCGTATATTTTTTAATGTTTAGGAATAAATAA
- the xseB gene encoding exodeoxyribonuclease VII small subunit — MDLSKMSYEEGVKELTKIIENLEQGDLTLSESFDNFKIGVEIYKHLNEVLNKVEGDIKIILKDEEKGAFEELFKLED; from the coding sequence ATGGATTTAAGTAAAATGTCATATGAAGAGGGTGTAAAGGAATTAACTAAGATTATTGAAAATCTTGAACAAGGGGATTTAACTTTAAGCGAATCATTTGATAACTTTAAGATCGGAGTAGAAATATATAAGCATTTAAATGAAGTATTAAATAAAGTTGAAGGTGATATTAAAATTATATTAAAAGATGAAGAAAAAGGGGCGTTTGAAGAGTTATTTAAACTGGAGGATTAG
- the xseA gene encoding exodeoxyribonuclease VII large subunit, translating to MSVKPLKVCEVNQYIKRILMGDPILSNVCVEGEISNFKHHYSGHMYFSLKDEKGKIKCVMFKSYNKNIDMVLKDGIKVIVNGYISVYERDGDYQLYVKTIEEAGLGDLYLAYNKLLKKLEAEGIFNEMHKKEIPKFPRKIGIVTSSTGAAIRDIITVVKRRFPIVELIIYPVLVQGEGASKEICEGLLYFNNRNDIDLVITGRGGGSIEELFAFNDELLARTIYGMDIPVISAVGHETDFTIADFVADLRAPTPSAAAELAVPRLENLKEDLNIRFTEIVDSYLSLMESKKLELDAYEEKLNRLNPINKLNENLQYLDSLFKDLTNAYFSKMRDYKNKLEILGNKLDLLSPLSTANRGYGILTDESDKLIKSVEDISIGEGFSVLLKDGTIKARVEKVKKGEYSNGFK from the coding sequence ATGTCTGTAAAACCTTTAAAGGTCTGTGAAGTAAATCAGTATATTAAGAGAATATTAATGGGCGATCCTATATTGTCAAATGTTTGTGTAGAAGGTGAAATCTCCAATTTTAAACATCATTATAGTGGTCATATGTATTTTTCTCTAAAAGATGAAAAAGGCAAAATAAAATGTGTAATGTTTAAAAGCTATAATAAGAATATAGATATGGTTTTAAAGGATGGTATAAAAGTTATAGTTAATGGATATATTTCAGTTTATGAGCGAGATGGAGATTATCAGTTATACGTAAAAACTATAGAAGAAGCAGGATTAGGAGATTTATATCTTGCATACAATAAATTGCTTAAAAAGCTAGAAGCAGAGGGCATTTTTAATGAGATGCACAAAAAGGAAATACCAAAGTTTCCTAGAAAAATAGGAATTGTAACATCGTCTACAGGTGCTGCTATTAGAGATATAATTACAGTTGTTAAAAGAAGATTTCCTATTGTTGAACTAATAATATATCCTGTTTTGGTACAAGGTGAAGGGGCTAGTAAGGAAATATGTGAAGGTCTTCTTTATTTTAATAACAGGAATGACATAGATTTAGTAATAACAGGTAGAGGTGGAGGTTCAATAGAAGAACTTTTTGCTTTTAATGATGAGTTGTTAGCAAGGACGATATATGGAATGGATATACCTGTAATATCAGCAGTTGGACATGAAACTGATTTTACAATAGCTGATTTTGTTGCCGATTTAAGAGCGCCAACGCCATCAGCAGCTGCAGAATTAGCAGTTCCTAGATTAGAAAATCTAAAAGAAGATTTAAATATTAGATTTACAGAAATAGTAGATAGTTATTTATCTTTGATGGAAAGTAAGAAGTTAGAGTTAGACGCTTATGAAGAAAAATTAAATAGGCTTAATCCTATAAACAAACTAAATGAAAACTTACAATATTTAGATAGTTTATTTAAAGATCTAACAAATGCTTATTTTTCAAAGATGAGAGATTATAAAAACAAATTAGAGATATTGGGAAACAAGTTAGACTTATTAAGTCCTTTATCTACAGCCAATAGGGGATATGGCATTTTAACAGATGAATCAGATAAACTAATTAAATCTGTAGAAGATATATCTATAGGTGAAGGATTTAGTGTACTCCTTAAAGATGGTACTATAAAAGCTAGAGTAGAAAAAGTGAAAAAAGGAGAGTATAGCAATGGATTTAAGTAA
- a CDS encoding Kae1-like domain-containing protein has product MNKLYLGIDTSAYTTSVAVVDDNSNIIFDSRMVLEVEKNKRGLRQQDAVFKHMLNLPIIFDEFKDKSLVDKISVVSVSSKPRNVEESYMPVFTVGKGQAYIISKLLHLPFKQFSHQEGHISAGIMNTPLEHSEKFLAFHLSGGTTELLIVENRNKNYIINKIGGTLDISIGQLVDRIGVSLGFQFPCGSKMDLASISGSIINGKLPVSIVDTWGNFSGHENFFNNMINNGKYNDKDIIVTLFHTIYLSLEKIILSACMKYNLKDVLLIGGVASNSYIREKLVNSLSNKNINTYLPNKYYCTDNAVGVAYLGKIKSGHLWRI; this is encoded by the coding sequence ATGAATAAGCTATATTTAGGGATAGATACAAGCGCTTATACAACTTCTGTTGCCGTTGTAGATGATAATAGTAATATAATATTTGATTCAAGAATGGTTCTAGAAGTTGAAAAAAACAAGAGAGGTTTAAGACAGCAAGATGCAGTTTTTAAACATATGTTGAATTTACCTATTATATTTGATGAATTTAAAGATAAAAGTTTGGTAGATAAAATCAGTGTTGTTTCTGTTAGTAGCAAACCAAGAAATGTTGAAGAATCTTATATGCCTGTTTTTACTGTAGGTAAAGGACAGGCATATATTATCTCTAAATTACTACACTTACCTTTTAAACAATTTAGCCATCAAGAGGGGCATATATCTGCTGGTATAATGAATACTCCGTTAGAACATAGTGAAAAATTTTTAGCATTTCACTTATCTGGAGGGACTACAGAGTTATTAATTGTAGAAAATAGGAATAAAAATTATATTATTAATAAAATTGGTGGCACATTGGATATTAGTATTGGGCAACTCGTTGATAGAATTGGAGTTAGCCTAGGGTTTCAATTTCCATGTGGTTCAAAAATGGATTTGGCATCAATAAGTGGTTCTATAATAAATGGAAAGCTACCTGTTAGCATTGTAGATACTTGGGGGAATTTTTCTGGACATGAAAACTTTTTTAACAATATGATAAACAATGGAAAATATAATGATAAAGATATAATTGTAACACTATTTCATACTATATACTTGTCTCTAGAAAAAATCATTCTTTCAGCTTGCATGAAATACAATTTAAAAGATGTCCTATTAATTGGTGGAGTAGCTTCTAATTCATATATCAGAGAAAAACTTGTTAATAGTCTAAGTAATAAAAATATTAATACATATCTACCTAATAAATATTATTGTACAGACAATGCTGTTGGAGTAGCATATTTGGGAAAAATAAAATCAGGTCATTTATGGAGGATTTGA
- the nusB gene encoding transcription antitermination factor NusB, translating into MGRKIAREETMKLLFQMELNKDFSDGVIELYLHENDFADDEVDYITDAVNIIRENLETIDKIIDNNIKGWKLHRLAKVDLSVLRIAIYELKFRDDIPIQVSINEAIEICKKYSTDESSKFINGVLGSFVRTGMDKNE; encoded by the coding sequence ATGGGTAGAAAGATAGCAAGAGAGGAAACTATGAAACTATTATTCCAAATGGAACTTAATAAGGACTTTTCTGATGGAGTAATAGAATTATATCTACATGAGAATGATTTTGCTGACGATGAAGTAGATTACATAACTGATGCAGTAAATATCATAAGAGAAAATTTAGAAACTATTGATAAAATAATTGATAATAATATTAAAGGTTGGAAATTACATAGGTTAGCAAAAGTAGATTTGTCTGTTTTAAGAATAGCAATATATGAACTTAAGTTTAGAGATGATATACCCATTCAAGTTTCAATTAATGAAGCTATAGAAATTTGCAAGAAATATAGCACTGATGAATCATCAAAGTTTATTAATGGAGTACTTGGTAGCTTTGTACGAACAGGGATGGATAAAAATGAATAA
- a CDS encoding DUF2273 domain-containing protein: MAKEKLMEFLQVLIKNKGKTIGTLLGFIIAILVLTIGFFKTLFIVLCTWLGYYIGKKSDNQENIKEIIERILPPSKE; this comes from the coding sequence TTGGCTAAGGAAAAATTAATGGAATTTTTACAAGTCCTTATTAAAAATAAAGGTAAAACAATTGGTACTTTATTGGGATTCATTATTGCTATATTAGTACTTACTATAGGTTTTTTTAAAACACTATTTATTGTCCTTTGTACTTGGCTAGGATATTATATTGGTAAAAAATCAGATAATCAAGAGAACATAAAAGAGATAATTGAAAGAATACTTCCTCCAAGCAAAGAGTAA
- the amaP gene encoding alkaline shock response membrane anchor protein AmaP — MNIIDRLILLIYTLCLAVFSIVLMLFPYEQFNFLSLDSVQGYLWHIKGNYAYTIVGLAFLLVSIRFFIYSISGRKKEHRETYLVRHTNYGELKISSLTIEGLVQSVVEKFSGVKNIKTTVNIVEGIITILLKGEVSPEINIPETTIELQNKVKEHVEKCTGVEVSEVQVEISNVTASTRVVK; from the coding sequence ATGAATATTATAGATAGATTGATTTTATTAATTTACACTCTTTGTTTAGCTGTATTTTCTATAGTATTGATGCTTTTTCCATACGAACAATTTAATTTTTTGTCTTTAGATAGTGTACAAGGATATTTATGGCATATAAAAGGTAATTATGCTTATACTATTGTAGGACTTGCTTTTCTATTAGTGAGTATTAGGTTTTTCATATATTCAATTTCAGGAAGAAAAAAAGAACATAGAGAAACATACTTAGTAAGACATACTAATTATGGTGAATTAAAAATTTCTTCTTTGACAATAGAAGGTTTAGTTCAGTCAGTAGTAGAAAAGTTTTCAGGTGTTAAAAATATAAAAACTACAGTAAATATAGTTGAAGGTATAATAACTATTTTATTGAAAGGGGAAGTTTCTCCTGAAATAAATATTCCTGAAACTACTATAGAATTACAAAACAAAGTAAAAGAACATGTGGAAAAATGTACAGGAGTGGAAGTAAGCGAAGTGCAGGTGGAAATTAGCAACGTAACAGCATCAACTAGAGTTGTAAAATGA
- a CDS encoding Asp23/Gls24 family envelope stress response protein: protein MTDTNNNMEHGSVKIANEVVAIIAGLAATEVEGVAGMSGGITGGITEMLGMKNLSKGVKVEVGEKECAIDIFVIVEYGSKISSVANSIQENVKNTVETMTGLDVVEVNVNVQGVNIPKEPKIEEEPRVK from the coding sequence ATGACGGATACTAACAACAATATGGAACATGGAAGTGTTAAAATAGCAAATGAAGTAGTTGCTATTATTGCAGGCTTAGCTGCTACTGAAGTTGAAGGTGTTGCTGGCATGAGTGGTGGAATCACTGGTGGAATCACCGAAATGCTTGGAATGAAAAACCTATCTAAAGGTGTAAAAGTAGAGGTAGGAGAAAAAGAATGTGCTATAGATATATTTGTAATAGTAGAATATGGTTCAAAGATATCATCAGTGGCTAACTCAATACAAGAAAATGTAAAAAATACTGTTGAAACGATGACAGGGTTAGATGTTGTAGAAGTAAATGTTAATGTACAGGGTGTTAATATACCTAAAGAGCCTAAGATAGAAGAGGAACCAAGAGTAAAATAA
- a CDS encoding SpoIIIAH-like family protein codes for MFNVKRPAIITILIVLLVLTGYINHQLTQKSMSRISSDYQKHEEMEMEKAIDNTNKSTIETVSENKDELEIVEGEINKDVSQLTEEINENIEEAISKETNLQSANYFVEYRLSRDKMRGNLVERLKEIITNEKSSSEMIDKAQNEIMRIGELAESELYMEGLIKAKGFDDALVFLKEDEVKVVVSVDELTEQDVIKILDVVKNETNFETSQIKIMKKL; via the coding sequence ATGTTTAATGTAAAGAGACCTGCTATTATAACTATTTTGATTGTACTTTTAGTGCTAACTGGGTATATTAATCATCAACTAACTCAAAAGTCTATGTCTAGAATTTCAAGTGACTACCAAAAACATGAGGAAATGGAAATGGAAAAAGCAATTGACAATACAAATAAATCTACTATAGAAACCGTATCAGAAAATAAAGATGAGCTAGAGATAGTTGAAGGGGAAATAAATAAAGATGTTTCTCAATTAACAGAAGAAATAAATGAAAATATTGAAGAGGCTATAAGCAAAGAGACTAATCTTCAAAGTGCTAACTATTTTGTTGAGTATAGATTGTCTAGGGATAAAATGAGGGGAAATTTAGTGGAAAGGTTAAAAGAAATAATAACAAATGAGAAAAGTAGTAGCGAGATGATAGATAAGGCTCAAAATGAAATAATGCGAATCGGAGAACTGGCAGAAAGTGAGTTGTATATGGAGGGGCTTATCAAAGCTAAAGGATTTGATGATGCACTAGTATTTTTAAAAGAAGATGAAGTCAAAGTAGTTGTGTCTGTAGATGAGTTAACTGAACAAGATGTAATAAAGATATTAGATGTAGTAAAAAACGAGACAAATTTTGAAACATCTCAGATTAAAATAATGAAAAAGCTTTAG
- a CDS encoding sporulation stage III protein AG: MNFKEKLKELSKKITDKKYINNLLIIFIVGIIILIATSIFNDNVSEKETNKRENKNEKSSTINFTEDYGQLLERRLENILSEIKGAGKVKVMITLEETSEKVPATNSNQSNEKTSEKDSQGGVRDINREDSNVEIATKGSDGSLIVLKEIEPNVKGVIVVAEGAFDMEVKEKLYQAVKTVLGVSGNRVEVYSSK, from the coding sequence ATGAATTTTAAGGAGAAATTAAAAGAGTTATCAAAAAAGATAACAGACAAAAAATATATTAACAATCTTCTCATTATATTTATAGTAGGCATAATAATTTTGATTGCTACCAGTATTTTTAATGATAATGTATCAGAAAAAGAAACAAATAAAAGGGAAAATAAAAATGAAAAATCCAGTACCATCAATTTTACAGAAGATTATGGGCAATTACTGGAAAGAAGATTGGAGAATATATTAAGTGAAATTAAAGGAGCGGGAAAAGTAAAGGTAATGATAACATTAGAAGAAACAAGTGAAAAAGTTCCTGCAACTAATTCTAATCAAAGCAATGAAAAAACAAGTGAAAAAGATTCTCAAGGGGGTGTTAGAGATATAAATAGAGAAGATTCAAATGTAGAGATAGCTACAAAAGGAAGTGATGGTTCATTAATAGTTTTAAAGGAAATAGAACCTAATGTAAAAGGTGTGATTGTAGTAGCAGAAGGAGCTTTTGACATGGAAGTAAAAGAAAAACTATATCAAGCTGTAAAAACTGTTTTGGGTGTATCTGGGAATAGGGTTGAAGTATATTCTAGTAAATAA
- the spoIIIAF gene encoding stage III sporulation protein AF, producing the protein MVNSFLKEWLIQIVSTFIFVSLLEIVLPNGQMKKYIDMIIGLLIIIVIINPFIKFIFKDIDIERNIFTSSEKMVGEYQVDKEMLNLQQEQMKNAYVMKLQEDVKNLVEEKTDFMVLRTYVEIKDDIESEDFGTVEKVQLEIDKKNISSNKDNQVVNIEDVEVVNVKCGKSKSIKEDEFEKSSEIKKIISEKYSLSEDNILISLNRETEGE; encoded by the coding sequence ATGGTAAATAGTTTCTTGAAAGAATGGCTCATTCAAATAGTGTCTACATTTATATTTGTATCACTTCTAGAAATAGTTCTACCCAATGGTCAGATGAAAAAATATATAGATATGATTATTGGATTATTAATAATAATAGTAATAATAAATCCATTCATAAAATTTATATTTAAAGATATAGATATAGAAAGAAATATTTTTACTTCTTCAGAAAAAATGGTAGGTGAGTATCAGGTTGACAAAGAAATGTTAAATCTACAACAAGAGCAAATGAAAAATGCCTATGTAATGAAACTTCAGGAAGATGTAAAAAACTTGGTGGAAGAAAAAACCGATTTTATGGTTTTAAGAACTTATGTAGAAATAAAAGATGATATAGAAAGTGAAGATTTTGGAACAGTGGAAAAGGTACAGTTAGAAATAGATAAAAAAAATATATCTTCAAATAAAGATAATCAAGTAGTAAATATTGAGGATGTTGAAGTTGTAAATGTCAAATGTGGTAAAAGTAAATCTATAAAAGAGGATGAATTTGAAAAAAGTAGTGAAATAAAAAAGATCATAAGCGAGAAATATAGTTTATCAGAAGATAATATTTTGATTTCATTAAATAGAGAAACGGAAGGTGAATAA
- the spoIIIAE gene encoding stage III sporulation protein AE — translation MKEKIGLIIIILLFVLPVEVYGDSSTEDRDNYDFIIEQYDMLNIDEIENAILNIDTTEKNFPKFSIKEYILASLRGENIIDSKAIFKGIGKIFLREVYENVPILIQIFSITIICAILTNIQTSFESTTVSQLAYYISYLLIITLVIKSFNTVMELSKYTIDSMVKFMELILPTLLTLLVAVGGLNSSTFFHPMVLGSVNIIGILIKDLILPMIFFSFIIGIISRVSERIQFSKLAGLIRQVIVTLLGGFLTIFIGIMSIYGVVSTVDGVTARTAKFAVDRFIPIVGKFLSDAMDTVVGCSLILKNAVGGLGLFALLFICIAPIIKIVALIFMYKLIIAVTQPISSLRVCESLEEVNKSLLLVLASLLSVSMLLFITITIIVQAGNVTMMLR, via the coding sequence ATGAAAGAAAAAATTGGACTTATTATTATAATTTTATTATTTGTTTTACCAGTTGAAGTTTATGGAGATAGTTCAACTGAAGATAGGGATAACTATGATTTTATAATAGAACAGTATGATATGTTGAATATAGATGAAATTGAGAATGCTATACTCAATATTGATACAACAGAAAAAAACTTTCCAAAGTTTAGTATAAAAGAATATATACTTGCTTCATTAAGGGGAGAAAATATTATCGATAGTAAAGCAATATTTAAGGGTATAGGGAAAATTTTTTTAAGAGAAGTCTATGAAAATGTTCCAATACTAATACAAATTTTTTCTATAACAATTATTTGTGCAATTTTAACTAATATCCAGACTTCCTTTGAGAGTACTACAGTAAGCCAGCTTGCATACTATATTTCATATTTACTTATTATTACATTAGTTATTAAAAGTTTTAATACAGTTATGGAATTAAGTAAATACACAATAGACAGTATGGTGAAATTTATGGAGTTAATTTTACCTACATTGCTAACACTTTTGGTTGCAGTTGGTGGACTTAATTCCAGTACATTTTTCCACCCTATGGTTTTAGGTTCGGTAAATATTATAGGTATTTTAATCAAAGATTTGATACTTCCTATGATTTTCTTTTCTTTTATCATTGGAATTATCAGTAGAGTATCTGAAAGAATTCAGTTTTCAAAGCTAGCAGGACTTATAAGACAAGTAATAGTTACATTACTAGGGGGGTTCCTTACAATATTTATTGGAATCATGTCAATATATGGTGTAGTTTCTACAGTTGATGGAGTTACAGCAAGAACAGCTAAATTTGCAGTAGATAGATTTATACCTATTGTAGGTAAGTTTTTATCAGATGCTATGGATACGGTTGTCGGATGTTCTCTTATACTTAAAAATGCAGTTGGTGGATTAGGTTTATTTGCATTATTGTTTATATGTATTGCTCCAATTATCAAAATAGTAGCATTAATATTTATGTATAAATTGATAATAGCAGTAACTCAGCCAATTTCTAGTTTAAGAGTTTGTGAAAGTTTAGAAGAAGTAAATAAATCACTATTGCTTGTTCTTGCAAGTTTGTTATCTGTGTCTATGTTATTGTTTATTACAATTACAATCATTGTGCAAGCTGGTAATGTAACTATGATGTTAAGGTAG
- the spoIIIAD gene encoding stage III sporulation protein AD, with the protein MEVIKIIGIGIVATVIILLLKENKPEFAILVSIATSIVIFYIIIDKLVLVVDVITDIAKKANVDFIYYTIILKIIGIAYLVEFGSQISRDAGEESIASKIELGGKVTIMVLAIPILVSLMDLILNIIP; encoded by the coding sequence GTGGAAGTAATTAAGATAATTGGTATAGGAATAGTGGCTACAGTGATCATTCTTCTTTTAAAAGAGAACAAGCCTGAATTTGCCATATTGGTTAGTATTGCTACTAGTATAGTTATTTTTTATATAATCATTGATAAATTAGTACTTGTTGTAGATGTTATTACTGATATAGCTAAAAAAGCCAATGTTGATTTTATTTATTATACTATTATTTTAAAAATAATAGGTATTGCATACTTAGTTGAATTTGGATCGCAAATATCAAGGGATGCAGGAGAAGAGTCTATTGCTTCTAAAATTGAATTAGGAGGTAAGGTTACAATAATGGTTTTAGCGATACCTATTTTAGTATCTCTTATGGATTTGATTTTAAATATTATACCTTAG
- the spoIIIAC gene encoding stage III sporulation protein AC, which produces MNIDLLFKIASIGILTAVLHTVLAKSGKEEFGFIATLFGVVIVLGVVLKYISELFETIKTLFRLY; this is translated from the coding sequence ATGAATATAGACTTATTATTTAAAATTGCAAGCATTGGAATATTGACAGCAGTACTTCATACAGTATTGGCTAAGTCAGGTAAAGAAGAGTTTGGTTTTATTGCAACTCTATTTGGGGTTGTAATAGTTTTAGGTGTGGTTTTAAAGTATATAAGCGAATTATTTGAAACTATAAAAACATTGTTCCGGCTTTATTAA